A section of the Ignavibacteriales bacterium genome encodes:
- a CDS encoding sigma-54-dependent Fis family transcriptional regulator yields the protein MSKISGKPDRILIVDDEQSIIDTLKLILSHENYIVDGCLDGASALKKVQDEKFDLILLDIKMPRMDGMEVLDRLMEMSRDFVVIMISGHGNIETAVEATKKGAYNFLQKPLPDLHELKIIIKNAIDFKKSRDQLSELRKELIESNKIVGNSPEIESVLELINKFANLNSNVLITGESGTGKKLVAKQIHLLSSRAKEPFISISCASLNESNIDGELFGKTEDGGQVVSPGKLEEVNGGTVFFDEITHLSLDSQAKILKVIEENKFSRPGFEKEVELDVRFIFSSNKDLITEIEEGRFREDLFHRIHVLIIDVPPLRERTGDIEQLIDYFTERICSANNIPVKKFTTQAVALLKTFRWPGNVRELRNLIERLIFTVNKDSIDADDIEMPGSKHSKVLTDLINRNMSLNDFQNESEKLFLMKMLNDYDYNVTQTAEALQIQRSHLYKLMNKYDIPLPSKVK from the coding sequence ATGAGTAAAATTTCAGGAAAACCAGACAGAATATTAATTGTGGATGATGAGCAGAGTATTATTGATACTCTAAAGCTTATTTTGAGCCATGAGAATTATATTGTTGATGGATGCCTGGATGGAGCCTCAGCTTTAAAGAAAGTTCAAGATGAGAAGTTTGATCTTATACTTCTAGATATAAAAATGCCCAGAATGGATGGAATGGAAGTCCTGGACAGATTAATGGAGATGAGCAGAGATTTTGTGGTTATAATGATATCGGGGCATGGAAATATCGAAACCGCAGTTGAAGCAACTAAAAAGGGTGCTTATAACTTCCTTCAAAAACCTCTTCCTGATCTTCATGAGCTAAAGATAATTATTAAGAATGCGATAGATTTTAAGAAGTCTAGAGACCAGTTAAGTGAACTTCGTAAGGAATTAATTGAATCCAACAAGATAGTCGGTAACAGCCCGGAAATCGAAAGTGTATTAGAGCTTATAAATAAATTTGCTAACCTTAATTCAAATGTTCTTATAACCGGGGAGAGCGGAACAGGCAAAAAACTTGTTGCAAAACAGATACATCTTCTCTCATCACGAGCAAAAGAACCCTTCATCAGTATTAGCTGTGCTTCACTTAACGAATCAAACATCGACGGGGAGCTTTTTGGTAAGACCGAGGATGGTGGGCAAGTAGTATCACCCGGAAAACTAGAAGAAGTGAACGGTGGAACGGTATTCTTTGACGAGATAACCCATCTCTCTCTTGATTCGCAGGCAAAAATCCTAAAGGTTATAGAGGAGAATAAATTCTCACGACCGGGTTTTGAGAAGGAAGTTGAGCTGGATGTAAGGTTCATATTTTCCTCTAATAAAGATCTTATTACAGAAATAGAAGAAGGTAGATTTCGGGAAGATCTTTTTCATAGGATTCATGTCTTGATCATCGATGTGCCTCCGCTACGTGAAAGGACGGGGGATATAGAGCAACTAATAGATTACTTTACGGAAAGGATATGTTCGGCGAATAATATTCCGGTTAAGAAGTTTACAACTCAAGCGGTGGCACTATTGAAGACATTCCGCTGGCCCGGTAATGTAAGGGAACTCCGAAATCTTATCGAGAGACTGATATTTACTGTTAACAAGGACAGTATAGACGCGGACGACATTGAGATGCCCGGATCAAAGCACTCTAAAGTATTAACAGATCTGATCAACAGGAATATGTCATTGAATGATTTTCAAAATGAATCAGAGAAGCTCTTTCTGATGAAAATGCTGAATGATTACGATTATAATGTTACGCAGACGGCTGAAGCTCTTCAGATACAGCGCAGTCACCTGTATAAGCTTATGAATAAATACGACATACCTCTACCAAGCAAAGTAAAGTAA